DNA from Asanoa sp. WMMD1127:
TGGCACTGATCAAAGAGGACGAACGCTACGACCTGACGGTCAGCCTCGTGGGCCGCGACGGGAAACCGGTGGCCGGGTGGGTCGTCGTGACGAAGACCGGCGACCCGTGGCCGTCGACCGTGTTCGTCGACGGCACGACGACCCTGCGGATGCCGGCCGGCACCTACGCCGTCTCCACCTCGCTCGACGTGGCCGGCGAAAAGGCGGACCGGTCCGGCCTCGCCGTGCTGGTGGACCCGGAGACCGTGCTCGAGAAGTCGGCGACCGTGGTGCTGGACGCGCGCAAGGCCCGCCTGCTGCGGACGAAGGCGCCGCAGCGCACCGAGGACCGGCAGCGCAAAGTGGACTTCAGCATCGTCGACGGCACGGGCCTCGAATACCGGAGCGCCTATGCGATCCCGCCGATGTACGACGACCTCTATGTGTCGCCCACCGAGGAGCTGACGGACGGTCGGTTCATGCTCACCACCCGCTGGCGCAAGGGCGAGCCGACGCTCGGCCTGAGCGTGCTCGGTGGCCTCCTGCCGTTCGACACGCTCGTCCAGCCGGGCAGCTCCGTCCAGGAAGGACAGACCGACCGGACGCGCCTGGTCTACGCGGGCAACGGCGCCGCCGCCGACTACGCCCGGGTCGACGCGAAGGGCAAGGTCGCGGTGGTACGGCGCAGCGACGCGGTCACCGCCGAAGAGCGCACCTCCGCCGCGGTCGCGGCCGGCGCGAAGGCGTTGGTCGTCGTCAACAACGGCGTCGGCGGGCTGATGGAGTACGTGGGCGAAGCTCCCATCCCGGTCGCCACCGTGCACCGCGACACCGGCGTGCTCCTCGCGGCGCTGGCGAAGGCCAACGCGTCCGTCCTCTTGGAACAGTCGGCCTACAGCGACTTCGTGTACGACCTGACCCGCGACTACCCGGGCCGTGTGCCGGACCGTCCGCTGGTCTACGAGCCCCGCAACGACCAGCTGGCCAGGATCGACGCCCGTTACCACGGCGTGGTGGACGGCGAGGGGTCCGGCTACCGCTACGACCTGACGCTCACCCCGTCGCTGGGCTCGCACGAGCGCGAGTGGCACCCGGGCACGCGTACCGAATGGGTGTCTCCGCAGCAGGTCTGGGTCGAGTCGCACGCGCAGAACATCGGCGGCGACCTGCCGTGGGAGGTCGTGTCGGGGGTCAACACCTTCCCGAAGGGCGCGACGACCCGACTCGACTGGTTCGCGCCAGCGGTCGGACCCGGCTTCAGTGACTCGTTCGGCGTGATCAACTCGCGGTGGGAGAACTACCTGACCTGGAACGTGCAGCCGTGGAGCTCGTCCAGCGACACGATGCGGCTGGGCGGTTACCTGCCGTGGGGCGCCACGCCCACCCACCTGCAGGTGTTCCAAGGCGACACGCTGATCCACGACAACCCCTACAGCGCTGACATGCAATGGGTCGAGGTTCCGGCCGGCGACCTGCCCTACCGGGCGGTCCTGGACGCGGAGCGGCCGGCGTCGCCGTTCCGGCTGTCGACGCGCACGCACACAGAATGGACCTTCCGGTCCAACACCGTCGACTCCGACAACTTCGAGCCGTTCTCGGTCATGCATCTCGACTACCGGCTGGCGACGGACCTGCGTGGCGACATCCGGGCCAACCGGAGCCAGGAGATCGCGCTGCGTCCCCGCTCGTCGGACTTCGGCACGCTGCCGGGCAACGTGACCCAAGTGCGGCTGGAGATCTCGAGCGACGACGGCGCCACTTGGCGCACGGTCACCCTCACGCGGGGCGACGACGGTTGGTGGAAGGGGACGTTCCGGGCGCCGGCCGGCTTCGTGTCGGTGCGCGCCGGCGCCGAGATGAGCAGCGGCTACAGCATCAAACAGGAGATCGTCCGGGCGTACGGCGTGCGGTAGTTCAGCTCCTCGCCGGTCTTTCCCCGGCGCACCTGGTGACGCATACTCTGCCGATGCTGGGTGCGCTGGGGTTGGACGCCGACGAGGAGGGCGTCTACCGCGCGCTGCTCAGCCGGCCCAGCGCGACGCTCACGCAGCTCGTCGAGGTGCTCGAGCCGTCGCCGGCGGCCACGGTGGCGGAGGCGCTGGCGCGACTCGCGGATCGGGGCCTGGTCAACCGGGCCGGCGTCGACGGCTACTGCGCGGCCCCGCCGGCGGTGGCACTCGGCGCGCTGATTACCGAGCGGCGGGACGCGCTGCGGGTCGCCGAGCAGGCGCTCGTCACGCTGGCGGAAGAATATCGGGCCGCGGTCGCGGGCCAGACGATCGGCGAGCTGATCGAGGTGGTCACCGGCACGGACGCCATCCGGCACCGCTTCACACAGTTGCAGCAGGCGGCGCGCACGGAGCTACGGGTGTTCATCACGGCGCCGTTCGTGGCCGTGCCGCTTGGCGAGAACGCGGCGGAATCGGCAGCGGTGGACCGCGGCGTCCGCTTCCGCGGCGTACTGGAACGCTCGGTCCTCCAGGAACCGGGCGGCGTCGAGGAAACGGTCGACTCCCTCAACCACGGCGTCGAGCTCCGGGTGGTCGACGAGCTGCCGATGAAACTCGCGATCGCCGACACGGACCTGGCCCTGGTCCCGCTGACGATGACACCGGGCGGCACCCCGGGCGCGGTGCTGCTGCAGCAGAGCGGCCTGCTGGCGGCGGTGGAGGCGTTGTTCGAGGCGGTCTGGAACCGGGCGCATCCGCTGGAACTGCCGAAGTCGTCGGCGTCAGCCGCGCCCATCGTCGAGGTCGAGACGGACCAACTGACCGACCTGGACCGGCGGATCGTGTCACTGCTGATCGCGGGCCTCTCCGACCAGGCGGTGGCGGCGCAGTTGGACCTGTCGCTCCGCTCCTTCCAACGCCGCCTACGCCACCTGACCGACCTGGCCGGCGTCCGCAGCCGCATGCAGTTGGGTTGGTACGCGTCGCAGCAGGGCTGGGTCCGCCAGGCCGACGTCATCCGCTCCTCCTGACGGCGGCGATCTCAGATCGCGGGGCGGCGGGATCAGCCGCGGCGCAGCACCAAGGTCGCGAACCCCAGGACGGTGCGGTATCCGCCGAGCCAGCCGGCACGATGCTCGCGGGCGACGGTGAGCACCTCAGCAGCGTCAGGATGGCCAGGGTTGTCGAGGGCCCAGTCGGTTAGCGAACCGGCCCAAGACCATTCGTAGTCGTCCCACTCGGTGGTGTCGCTGATATGGGCGTACACCGGACACCAACCGGCCTTCTCGGCGACATCGACCAAACCGGCGAGATCGGTGAAGTCATCCTCGGACGCGTCCAGCGCAGCCAGAGCCGCCTGAGTGGGTGGGTTCTGCCAGAAGCCGTCACCGACGAGCAGCACGCCGTCCGGACGCACATGTCGTCCAGCCACCTCCAGCGTGCCGGCGAATCCCCCGAACGCGTGCGTCGACCCGACGCAGAGCACCAGGTCGTAGTCCCCATCCGGCACGTAGGACCGGGCGTCGCGTTCATGCAGAGCCAACCGGTCAGCGAGGCCGCGCTCGATCGCGGCGGCCTGCGCGCGCTCGAGGGCGTACGGGCTGAGATCGACCCCGTCAGCGTGCCCATCCGGGTAGTGGGTGAGGGCCTGCAAGGCCCACGCACCCTCCCCACAGCCGAGGTCGAGCACCCGAGCCCCCGGTTGCCGGCCCGTCCGCCGCAGGAGCCGGTTGACGTTGACCTCCGAAACCGGCGCGGCGATCGGATGGTGCGTGTGCGCGATGCTGCTCAGCCGTTGACGATCCACCCGCCAAGTCAACCAGCCCGGACGCTCGGCGCTACCGCCCGATGTCCGTCAGCTTGGCGGCCACCGCGTCGGTGTCAGGGTGGCCGATGTCCGTCATGATGGCGAGCGCTTCTCGCCAGGTGGTTGCGGCCAGGTCCGGTTCTCCGGCCACGGCGTGGTTGTCGCCGAGGCGGTGGAGCGTGTTCGCCTCGTACACGCGGTCGCCGGTGATCTGTCGTACCCGGATGGCCGCTCGGTAGGAGTCTGCTGCTTCCTGGTAGCGGCCGAGGTGGTGCAGGGCATGGCCGAGCGTGTCGCGGGTGGCCGCCTCGCCCTGGAGGTTGCCGTATTCGACGATCAGCGGAAGGGCCTGCTCGGCGCTCTCCAGGGCCTGCTGATGCTCGCCGCGCAGGATCTGCACCCAGGCGATCGAGTTCAGCACGTGACCTTGGCTGAGCCGGTCCGCACCGGCGACGCACTGCTCGAACGCCGTCGAGAGAGCGGCCAAGGCCTGGTCATAGCGCTCTTCCTTGTACGAGATCCCGGCCAGTCGGCGGTACGCCTCGGCGAGGCCGGTGTGGTGGTGCAGGCTCGCGAAGTGCCCGATCGCCTCCTGCAACCGTGCGCGGGCGTCGTCGTAGCGGCCGAACTCGGTGTAGGCCAGGCCGAGCTGACTGTTGACGTGTGCCTTGCCGAGCGTCTCGTCGGTGTCCTCGAGCGCGGCCAGCGCCGCTTCCTGGGTCATGACCCAGTCGGCCCAATGCCCGCGCCAGTGCAGGTGCGGCCCCATCGCCCAGGCCAGTCGCCAGGTGTGGCCGGGAAAGAGGGTCGCCGCGGAGCGGGTGACGGCGGCGAGCAGCGCCGGCCGCTCCCGCGTGAACCAGGCCAGCGCGTGCTCCCGGTCCCGCTCGCCGCCCACGATGGCCCCCGGGACGGGCGGCTCGACGTCGATGCCCGGCCGCGGGTTCACCTGTCTGCTGTTGGCCATCGCGGTGTGCAGGTAGTGGTCGAAGAGCCGGCGCAGGGCGGCCCGGCGGTCATCGTCGGTGTCGGTGTCGGCGGCCAGTTCGGAGGCGTAGGCGGTCAGCAGGTCGTGCATGGCGTACCGGCCGGGTCCGGTCTGGTTCACGAGGCTGGTGCGGACGAGTTCCGCGAGCAGTGACCGAACCTGACGCTCCGACACCGCGGCGAGACTGGCCGCGGCCGGCACGGTGACGTCGCCGGTCCGGGCGTGGCCGAGCAGTCGGAACAGGCGGGCGCCGGCCACCGTCAGGGCGTGGTAGGACCAGGAGAAGACCGTCCGGACGTCGACGGCGATGTCGGTGTGGGCGAACGTGTCCAAGGCGTCGTCGTCGGCCGTGAGATCGCGCAGCACGTCGCCGAGCGACAGCGAGGGGCGCAACGCCGCGCGGGCCGCCAGCACTGCGAGCGCCAGCGGGAGGCACCCTGACCGCCGGATGATCTCTGCTGTCGCATCGGGTTCGGCATCCACCTGGTGCCGGCCGAGTCGCTGCACCAGCAGCTCGTACGAATCGGCCTCGGACAGCACGTCGAGTGACATCGGATGGGCGTCGTGGGTGGCGACCAGGCCGGCGAGGTCGTCGCGGCTGGTGACGATCACCAGACAGCCCGGGCTGCCTGGCAGCAGCGGGCGCACCTGCTCCGCGTCGCGGGCATTGTCGAGCAGGATGAGGACCCGCCGCTCGGCCAGCAGGCTTCGGTAGAGCGCCGCCTGGCCGTCGACCGTGCGCGGCACCCGTTCCGGCGCCACGCCGAAGGCGTCCAGGAAATGCCGCAGCGCCTCGTCGGGCCGCATCACCGACCCGCCGGGGTCGAAGCCCCGCAGGTTCACGTAAAGCTGGCCGTCGGGGTAGCGGTCGGCGACACGGTGGGCCCAGTGGACCGCGGTCGTGGTCTTGCCGACGCCGGCCATCCCGCTGATGGCACTGACGATCTGGGCCCGTGCGCCGCTGGGTGTCAGATCCAGGACCCGGCGGAGTGCGTCGCGTCGCCCGGTGAAGGTCGCCAGGTCCGTTGGAAGCTGAGCGGGCCGCACGATCGCGTTCGTGGGCGGGATCCGCCTGACGTCGGTAGTGGACGTCGGCGCGGTGGCGGCCGCCCGCACGAGGGTGGTGTGGGCGGCGCGCAGTTCGGCGCCGGGATCGATGCCCAGCTCGTCGGCCAGGAGAGCGCGCGCACGTTCGTACACGCTGAGGGCTTCCGCCTGCCTGCCGGTCGCGGCGAGCAGCAGCATGAGGCGAGCCTGCAACGACTCGTCGAGTGGATCGCGGTCAGCGGCCATCCGCACAGCGGTGACGACCGCCTCTGAACGCCCTGCCCGCAGTGCGCAGTCGGCGGCCTCCCGGGCGACGTCGGCGCACGCCCGGTCGACGCCGACAAAGACCGGATCGGCGCGCACCGACGCGGGGAGGTTCGCGGCGCAACGGCCCTGCACGAGGTCGAGCGCCTCGGCGAACCGCCGCACCGCCCCGACGTCGTCACCGCCCACGAGGTCGTCGCGGGCGGTCTGGGCAAGCCCCCGGAACCGGAGCAGGTCGAGGCTGTGCTCGTCACCGGAGAACTGGTAACCGCCCGCGGATCGCACGAGCCACCTGCCCTGGCGGCGAGGCGCCAGGCCGGGCTCCAGCAGCCGTCGCAGGGTGCCGACGTGGCCGTGCAGGGCGTTCACGGCGGTCGACGGCGGTTCCTGACCCCAGAGCAGGTCGACGATGGCGTCGAGCCCGACGGGCCGGCCCGCCTGGACGAGCAGAACCGCCAACAGGCTCCGCACCTGCGGCGGCCCGAGCTGGATCTCCACGCCGTCCCGCCAGGCCCGGACCGGTCCCAGCACGGTGAATCGGACGTCGGGCTCCATCGGTCGCGTCGTCCTCACTTTTTCTTCAGTCGTTCGCGGTGTCGCGCTGCATACGGTCCTCCCGCAACGAACGGCCGGGCGACGTTCGCGGCGATCTTGGCACGCGGATCGGACGGTCGACCATCGCCCGACCTGGTCGATCACTCAACCCTGGAGAGGAACCACCATGCCTGAAACGACTCGTCGCGCGGTCCTGGCCGGATCCGCGGCGCTCCTCGCCGGGACGGCGCTGAGCGCGGTGGCGGCCACGCCGGCCGTTGCCAGCAGCCGTCGTGGACCGAAGCCCACCATCGTGCTGGTGCACGGCGCGTTCGCCGACGCCTCCGGCTGGGCCGAGGTGACCCGCCGGCTGCAGCGGGCCGGATATCCGACCGTCGCTCCGGCGAACCCGTTGCGCGGCGTGCCCTCGGACACCGCCTATCTCGCCGAGTTCCTGCGCACCATCACCGGGCCGATCGTCCTGGTCGGACACTCGTACGGCGGCATCATCATCACCAATGCGGCGACCGGCAACCCGGCCGTCAAGGCACTGGTCTACATCGCGGCGTTCGCGCCCGACGAGGGCGAAACGCTCGAGGCGCTACAGACGAAGTTCCCAGGCTCGAAGCTCGGCCTCGAGGCGCTCGACCTGCGCCCCTACACCCGGCCGGACGGCTCGCCGAGTGCCGACGGCTACGTCAAGGCCGACCTGTTCCGGCAGATCTTCGCCGGCGACCTGCCGGAGTCGGTCACCGCCGTCATGGCCGCCACACAGCGCCCCGGAGACGTGCACACCCTCCAGGACCGGTCTGGCCCACCGGCGTGGCGGGACGTGCCGAGCTGGTACCTGGTGGCCCGCGACGACAACCTCATCCCGGCCGCCGCTCAGCGATTCATGGCCCAGCGCGCGCACTCCCGCACGGTCGAGGTCAGGGCCTCGCACGTCGCCATGATGTCCGAGCCCGCCGTGGCCGCCGACCTCATCACCCGCGCCGCGGCGACCGTCCGCTGAGCGCGCCCGACCGAACGGAGAACGTCATGGGGTACGTCACCGCCGCCGACGGCGCGCAGATCTTCTACAAGGACTGGGGCGCCGGAACGCCGGTGCTCTTCAGCCACGGCTGGCCACTCAACGCCGACAGCTGGGAAGCACAGATGCTCTTCCTGGCCGAGCGCAGCTACCGCTGCATCGCACACGACCGGCGCGGCCACGGCCGGTCGACGCAGACCTGGCAGGGCAACGAGATGGACACCTACGCCGACGACCTCGCCACGCTCATCGAGACGCTGGATCTGCGCGAGCTGACGCTCGTCGGGTTCTCGACCGGAGGCGGCGAGGTCACGCGCTACGTCGGCCGGCACGGGACCGCCCGCATCGCCCGCATCGCGCTCGTGTCCGCGGTGCCTCCGCTCATGGTCCAGGCCCCGGACAACCCCGGCGGCGTGCCGGTGGAGGTCTTCGACGCGATCCGGAGCGGCTCGCTCGTCGACCGGTCGCAGCTCTACCGCGATCTCGCCAACGGGCCGTTCTTCGGGCACAACCGGCCGGGTGCGGACGTCTCGCAGGGCATCCGCGACGCCTTCTGGCTGCAGAGCATGCAGGCGGGGCACCGCAACGCCTTCGAGTGCGTCGCGGCGTTCTCGGCCACCGACTTCCGCGCCGACCTGGACGCGATCGACGTGCCGACCCTGGTGATCCACGGTGACGACGACCAGGTGGTGCCGTTCGAGGTCGGTGGCAAGGCGTCCGCCGCACGGATCAAGGGCGCGACCCTCAAGGTGTACGCGGGCGCGCCGCACGGCATCACTGACACACACAAGGAGCAGCTCGGCACCGACCTGCTCGAGTTTCTCACCGAGTCTGGAGCATGACCGTGACACACAAGCCCGACACCATTGTGCTCGTCCACGGCTTCTGGGTGACGCCACGCAGCTGGGAGCACTGGATCGCCCACTACGAGCAGAAGGGGTTCCGGGTGATCGCGCCTGGCTACCCTGGCTTCGAGGTCGAGGTGGAGGCGCTCAACGCCAACCCCGACATCATCACGGCCGTCACGGTCCCGGGCATTATCGAGAAGCTCGAAAGCGTCATCAAGGGCCTGGACCGTCAGCCGATCATCATGGGGCACTCGGCCGGTGGCGCGTTCACGCAGATCCTGCTCGACCACGGTTACGGCGCGGCCGGCGTCACGCTCAACTCGGCACCCACCGAGGGGGTTCGGGTGGTGCCGCTGTCGCAGGTGAAGTCGACCTTCCCGGTGCTGAAGTCGCCGGCCAACCGGCACCGGTCGGTCGGCCTGACCCTGGACCAGTGGAAGTACGCGTTCACCAACACCTTCACAGATGAGGACGCCAAGGCCCGCTACGAGCGCTACCACATCCCGGCCAACGGCGGAATCCTGTGGGGCGGGGTGCTGGCGAACTTCCAGCCCGGCCATCAGGACACCTGGGTCGACTACCGCAACGACAACCGGGCGCCGCTGCTGTTCATCTCCGGCAGCGAAGACCACATCATGCCACCGGCCGTGCAGCGCTCCAACGTCAAGCACTACCAGTCCGACACCATCACCGAGCACGTGGAGTACGAGGGATACGCCCACCTGCTGCCCGCCCAACAGGGGTGGGAGAAGATCGCCGACTTCGCGCTCGACTGGGCACTGCGCCACGCCCGCTGAACCCGACGGCCGGCGGCCTCGGCGAGCCGACAAGCTCGACCGCTGGGCCGCCGGCTCAGAGCGTGACGTCGTCGATGTAGTAGATGCCGCCGTACTCGCCGGGGTCGCCCGTGGTGAACGTGAGCGCGTCGAACGTGTCGGCGGCGCCGGCGCGGACCGTCGTCGTGAAGCGTTGCCCGTTGACCGTCAGCGTCGCCGAGCCGCCGGTCGCCTCGACCGAGATCGGCACGTAGGTCTTGGCCGGCACGAGCGCGCTCAGGGTGCCGACGGTCGTCCAGGCGCGGCCGTCGAAGGCCTGCACCGACTGCGGCGCCGTCGAGGTCGCGCCGGCAACGATCGCGAAGGTCCAACCGGCGGCGCCGCCACCGCCGACGCCGATCGTGAAGCGGGTACGCGGGTCGGAGTAGCCCCACCGCAGGCTCGCGGACACGTCGGCGGTCGCCGCGAAGGGCCGGGTGATGTGCGCGTCGGCGTCCGTCCACTTGTCCCAGAGCCGCAGCGCGGTGGCGCTGTGGTAGCCGCCGAACTCCGCGTACGCCGGGTTCGGCGCGACGTCGGTCACCCAGGCGTGCTCGGCGTCGGTCCAGCCGCGCGGCACCGCGAACGGGTTGTCGTTCTCGAAGGTGTCGACGCCCGCCGCGTAGACCTCGAGCTCGGTCACCGTGGTGGTCACGCCGGCCGGGCCGGTCACCTTGACGTACTGGGCCTCCTGCGCGGGGAACGAGGTGTAGCGCATGGCCCAGTCGCGGCGGTCGACCGCGGTGACGACCGGGGCCGACCAGGTGACGCCGTCGGCGGAGAGGGCGACGGTGGCCGACTGCGGCTGGCCGTTGCCGAGCATCAGGCCGAGCTTGTCGAGGCGGTAGCTGCGATCCAGCTTCAGCACGAGCTCCGTCGCGTCCCGCCGGCCGGCGGTCAGCACGGCCGCGGCGTTGGGCGCCGAGCTGCCGTCGAACGCGCCCTGCGGCCGCCGTTCCGGGAAGGCCCTGGCGCGCTTGGCGAACGTGCCGGCGAGGGTGGCGGTCCCGTCGAGCAGCTTGCTCATGACGTCGATGCGGCCGGCGCCGGGCGTCACGGCCGACACGTACTGGGCGCTGATGCCCATCTGCTCGTCGTAGGCCCCGCAACCCCAGGCGGCGCACTGGTCGTGGAAGAGCACGGAACGGCTGGCGCCGACCGGTTCCATGCTCGTGTTGCCGCTGGTCCCGTCGTACCGCCCGTTGTTGCCGGTCGACGGGTAGTTGGCGAACACGGTCCGCTGGGTGTTCCACGTGCGGCCGGTGCCGTCGTAACTGACCAGCACGCGTACGTCCGGCCGGCCCGTCGACAGCAGCAGCGTGCCGTTGGGCTGCAGCACCAGGTCGGGGTAGATGCCGGTGACCTGGGCGCCGTCCGGGCCGAGCAGCGGCACCGGGTCGGCCCAGGTGCGGCCGTCGTCGGTCGAGAAGGTCTGCACGAGCCGGGCGGGATTGTCGGTGGTACGCAGGGCCGCCGTCAGCCGGCCGTCCGAGGTGCGGCTCCAGCCGACCTCGTTGGTGCCCGGCGTCGCGCCGCCCGGCATGACCGACCGCAGCGACCACGTGCGGCCGAGGTCGGTCGACTGGAGCACGATCGAGATCTGCCGGCTCGTCCCGGCCAGCACCGTGTAGGCCGGCGCCAGCAGCGTCCCGTCCGCGAGCACGAGCGGCCCGCGGTGCACCCGCAGCCCGTTGGAGACGGGACCGAGCGGCTTGTCCGGCGGCATGGTCAGCGGCGCCTTGATGGTCGACCACTTGGCGCCGTCCTTGGAGGTGCGGACGATCAGGTTGACGTGGCTGTGCTGGGCGTCGGCCCACTCGGGGATGAAGTCGATGCCGAGCAGCGAACCGTCCGGCAGCCGCACCATGTTGAGCGCGGTCGTCGGGTAGTCGCGCTGGGTGGTGAGGAACGACAGCCCGGAGTCGTCGGAGCGCGACATGTTGACGACGCTGGCGGCGGTGCCCACGTCGGGGTTGGCCTGGGACGAGACGAAGACCTGCTTGACCGTACGCCCGCCCGCGTCGACGGTGTCCTTGCCGAATGAGGCCGGCACCGCCGCGACCGCGCCGGGTCCCCAGTTGAGCACGTTCCAGTGGGAGCCTTCGCCGGCGCTGAACTGGTCGGGCGACGCACCGTCGCCGGCGGCGAACGAATCGCCCTGCAACGGGAGCGATCCGCCGGTCCGCACCACCTGCATGCCGCCCCACGCCGTGGCCGCCGCCAGCGCACCGGCCGCGAACCCGATCGCCACGCCGCGCACCGTCCTTGCCGCCTGACCCATCGAAACCTCCACACATGGAACGACGTTCCAGGCGCACGCTAAGTGGCACACCATTCCATGTCAATCGATCGCTTCCCGCCGGCCCCGCGGGGATGCCATCATGCCGGGATGGACGAGCCTCGAAACGACCTGAAGAGCGGCCCCCGCCGCGACGCCCCGATCAGCCGGCGCGCCTTCTTCGGCCGCACGTTCGCCATCGCCGGCGGCACCGCGGCCGTACTCAGCCTCACCGCCTGCCCGGGCGGCGACGGTGACGACGACGATGGTGACGACGAGGACGACGACTAACCCGGAGCCAGCCCCGGAAACCGGGCGCGGCAGGCGGACGTCACGACGTCATACGGCGCACCGTGGGCCGACAGGGCGGCGACCAGCGTGTCGACGGCCGCGGCCAGCGGGTCCTCGTGGGCGGCCGCGGTGACGACCGGGAACGCCATCGCCTGCCGTGAAGCGTTCGGCGTACCCGTCGGGGTCGTCACCACTGTTTGCGGGACCCGCGGGTCGGACCACAACCGCTCCCACGCACGCTCGGGCTGATCGAACGGCGGTGGCAGCGGGCCGTCGCCGTCGAGGGCGTCGAGCCCCGCCGCGATCCAGTCGATGCCGGCCAGGCCCGCGATCGCGCACGCCTGACGAGCGGCCCAGCGGGCGACCACCCGCTGCTCCACCGGCGGCGCGTCGGCCAACGCGTCGAGCAGCTCACGGTCCAGGTTGGACAACGCCCAGGCGTTGGCGGGCAGGCGGCGCACCCGCTCACTGGGCACCTTCCCGCCCCACGTCCGCGCCAAGCTGCGTTCCTTGCTCTGCCGCAGAGCCTCGGCCTTGGCCGCGCTCTCCGCCTCCCGCGCCGCGAACTCCGCCAGCCACGGCAGTGGCGCCGTCCACCCGGCGATGGCCCGGTCGAGCAGGTAGTCCCAGACCAGGCCGAGCAGGACCGCGTGCGACGCCGGCACGTCGCGATGGACGACGGTCAGGCCGTGGAGGCCCGCCTCGATCGCGACCTGGCTCGGACGCGGATCCGGCACCTGACCCGAGCCCGCGATCCAGCGCCATTCGGCGGCGAAGGCAGTGCCGCCGGCCGGTCGCGCCGGGGTCAACCGCACCGCGAGATCGCCGACGGGCAACACCAGGACGTCGGCTGAGACCAGGAAGCCGAACCGGTGGGCGGCCTCCCGCACCACGTCGGCAGCGATGCCGGCCGGCACGTCCCGGTTCCGGCGCACGGTCACCACGGACTCGTCGACCTGCGCGCCCCGCGGGGCGGCGAAGCGGCGCAGGGCCTCCTCGCGCGGGTCCGGGGCGGCCAGGGCAGCCAGGGACGACAGCGCCCAGGTGGCGGCGCGACCCGGCGGCCGGTCCGGCCACTCGAACCCCGCGACCTGGTCCGCCCGGGTCGTCACGTGGCCCAGATCCTCGTCGACCGGCCACACCACGATCTCGTGCTGCTCGGGCCGCCCGGGCGGGGCGGGGACATCCTCGTAATGACGGTCACGCGCCCGCGCGCGTACCCGGAGCAGACCCGGTCGACCGACGGGGATGTCCGCGAACTCGTCGGGACAGTCACCCATGAGCCCTCGCACGGTGATCCGGCCGTCCGGACACCACAGTGTCGCCTCCGAGACCGCGTCCCACTCGTCGGCGTCCGGCCCCGGCGGTTCGGTCAGGACCTGGACGGCCACCTCGACCTCGCCGGTGTGCGGGCCCGTCAGCACGGTGAGCTCATTGCGCCCGGTGCGGTGCACCAGCCGGTCCCC
Protein-coding regions in this window:
- a CDS encoding S8 family serine peptidase, with translation MPIPSSPSGRGCRRLVAAATTVALVAAAVAVPQAPALGGPTRPAPPAPVSSVTHKVTLVTGDVVTVGTAADGRQIADVDRPDDAVGGVRLQEVGGDLYVIPDEAVALLGANRLDRRLFNVTDLIEMGYDDAKAGGVPLIVTYAAAKTRAKPAPPKGSRLVRELASIRGAALDADKRQARAFWSAVAPTTGAATLQAGVTKLWLDGRVTASLKESVPLVGAPDAWAAGYDGAGVTVAVLDTGVDADHPDLSGRIDRTASFVPGQSIDDVNGHGTHVASTIAGSGAASGGELKGVAPGADLIVGKVLGDEGSGQDSWIIAGMQWAAESGADVVNMSLGDTFPTDGSDPMSQTVDALSAEYGTLFVVAAGNAGPETISTPGAAASALTVAATDKQDNLADFSSTGPLAYSGGLKPDISAPGVDITAARSQDMTDGGEGLYRSISGTSMATPHVAGAAAIVAQQHPDWAGTQIKQHLMSTAKGLADDYSPYQVGTGRLDVAGAVRRTVSGTASLFFGNYDWPHEPTDSPVTKDLVYRNDGATDVTLDLTAPGGAFSLSASTVTVPAGGQATVRVTGDPRAVGYGRFVGYVVGVDAATGQAVTRSSVALIKEDERYDLTVSLVGRDGKPVAGWVVVTKTGDPWPSTVFVDGTTTLRMPAGTYAVSTSLDVAGEKADRSGLAVLVDPETVLEKSATVVLDARKARLLRTKAPQRTEDRQRKVDFSIVDGTGLEYRSAYAIPPMYDDLYVSPTEELTDGRFMLTTRWRKGEPTLGLSVLGGLLPFDTLVQPGSSVQEGQTDRTRLVYAGNGAAADYARVDAKGKVAVVRRSDAVTAEERTSAAVAAGAKALVVVNNGVGGLMEYVGEAPIPVATVHRDTGVLLAALAKANASVLLEQSAYSDFVYDLTRDYPGRVPDRPLVYEPRNDQLARIDARYHGVVDGEGSGYRYDLTLTPSLGSHEREWHPGTRTEWVSPQQVWVESHAQNIGGDLPWEVVSGVNTFPKGATTRLDWFAPAVGPGFSDSFGVINSRWENYLTWNVQPWSSSSDTMRLGGYLPWGATPTHLQVFQGDTLIHDNPYSADMQWVEVPAGDLPYRAVLDAERPASPFRLSTRTHTEWTFRSNTVDSDNFEPFSVMHLDYRLATDLRGDIRANRSQEIALRPRSSDFGTLPGNVTQVRLEISSDDGATWRTVTLTRGDDGWWKGTFRAPAGFVSVRAGAEMSSGYSIKQEIVRAYGVR
- a CDS encoding helix-turn-helix domain-containing protein, whose translation is MLGALGLDADEEGVYRALLSRPSATLTQLVEVLEPSPAATVAEALARLADRGLVNRAGVDGYCAAPPAVALGALITERRDALRVAEQALVTLAEEYRAAVAGQTIGELIEVVTGTDAIRHRFTQLQQAARTELRVFITAPFVAVPLGENAAESAAVDRGVRFRGVLERSVLQEPGGVEETVDSLNHGVELRVVDELPMKLAIADTDLALVPLTMTPGGTPGAVLLQQSGLLAAVEALFEAVWNRAHPLELPKSSASAAPIVEVETDQLTDLDRRIVSLLIAGLSDQAVAAQLDLSLRSFQRRLRHLTDLAGVRSRMQLGWYASQQGWVRQADVIRSS
- a CDS encoding class I SAM-dependent methyltransferase — encoded protein: MDRQRLSSIAHTHHPIAAPVSEVNVNRLLRRTGRQPGARVLDLGCGEGAWALQALTHYPDGHADGVDLSPYALERAQAAAIERGLADRLALHERDARSYVPDGDYDLVLCVGSTHAFGGFAGTLEVAGRHVRPDGVLLVGDGFWQNPPTQAALAALDASEDDFTDLAGLVDVAEKAGWCPVYAHISDTTEWDDYEWSWAGSLTDWALDNPGHPDAAEVLTVAREHRAGWLGGYRTVLGFATLVLRRG